From the Sylvia atricapilla isolate bSylAtr1 unplaced genomic scaffold, bSylAtr1.pri scaffold_144_arrow_ctg1, whole genome shotgun sequence genome, one window contains:
- the LOC136374824 gene encoding LOW QUALITY PROTEIN: Fc receptor-like protein 4 (The sequence of the model RefSeq protein was modified relative to this genomic sequence to represent the inferred CDS: deleted 2 bases in 2 codons): protein MAGDTGMTGKVTLLLWAQTLGLTGESSVDAMSHPSVPSPTLALAGWCPRSPTGAQTTQLLVEPSWRPAVLWDQVTLTCQGSGTAGDTTWYKDGQHWGQERPDHVLVTKSGTYTCAKPGTGLSPPVSVSDGPLVLQLPARPLLEGDTVTLRCQYTWDMPVTSVRFYHGDKEMRILYGTKLSLSPLQLHHSGHYQCSGRVDSELSPWVQSMPVKVTVHELFMVPVLEGCPNPFEGSLLNLSCLSTPSPLRPQTRLLHHFYWDGQLVGGPQVSPQLLVPAVGVSHSGNYSCQLQSKGGSVSVQKSSASLGVTVHMPVANATINPGPLSHQVHTGDLVTLRCSVQVGSAPVTFTWLHNGPEMAQGPVLELGDVDEGHSGTYQCVATNQLGQDGHRVFRALSAELALEVTSGSPWVTVAVNVARTLLFLVLLLAVIGGCHCWHRRAARKPQD from the exons atggctggggacacggggatgaCCGGGAAGGTGACACTGCTCCTGTGGG cccagACCCTCGGCCTCACTGGTGAGTCCTCGGTGGATGCCATGTCC cacccctctgtccccagccccacactggCCCTGGCAGGCTGGTGTCCCCGGTCACCCACAGGTGCCCAGaccacccagctcctggtggaACCCTCCTGGAGGCCAGCCGTGCTGTGGGACCAGGTGACACTGACCTGCCAGGGCTCGGGGACCGCCGGTGACACCACCTGGTACAAGgatgggcagcactgggggcaGGAGAGACCAGACCACGTCCTTGTCACGAAGAGTGGCACCTACACATGTGCCAAACCTGGCACTGGGCTCAGCCCCCCCGTGAGCGTCTCAGATG GCCCATTGGTGCTGCAGTTGCCAGCGCGGCCGCTGCTGGAGGGAGACACGGTGACACTGCGCTGCCAGTACACATGGGACATGCCGGTCACTTCGGTGCGATTCTACCATGGGGACAAAGAGATGAGAATTCTCTATGGGAccaagctgtccctgtccccactgcagctgcaccacaGCGGCCACTACCAGTGCAGTGGGCGGGTTGACTCTGAGCTGTCACCGTGGGTGCAGTCGATGCCCGTGAAAGTGACAGTGCACG agctcttcatGGTGCCAGTGCTGGAGGGTTGCCCCAATCCCTTTGAGGGGTCTCTCCTCAAtctcagctgcctcagcacccccagccccttgcGGCCCCAAACCCGCCTCCTGCACCACTTCTACTGGGATGGGCAGTTGGTGGGGGGCCCGcaggtgtccccacagctcctggtgcccGCCGTGGGGGTCTCCCACTCGGGGAATTACAGCTGCCAGTTGCAATCCAAGGGGGGGTCCGTG AGCGTGCAGAAGAGCAGCGCCTCGCTCGGCGTCACAGTGCACA TGCCCGTGGCCAATGCCACCATCAACCCCGGTCCCCTGTCACACCAGGTGCACACAGGTGACCTCGTTACCCTGCGCTGCTCAGTGCAGGTGGGCTCAGCCCCTGTCACCTTCACCTGGCTGCACAATGGACCGGAGATGGCCCAGGGTCCTGTCCTGGAGCTTGGGGACGTCGATGAGGGACATTCAGGTACCTACCAGTGCGTGGCCACCaaccagctgggacaggacGGGCACCGCGTGTTCCGGGCACTCAGCGCTGAGCTGGCCCTGGAGGTGACCTCTGGCTCACCCTGGGTCACAG tgGCTGTGAATGTCGCCAGGACCCTCCTGTTCCTGGTCCTTCTCCTGGCTGTCATTgggggctgtcactgctggcacCGCCGGG CCGCCAGGAAGCCCCAGGACAT
- the LOC136374825 gene encoding zinc finger protein 418-like, producing MEEEEAARKMAREPQADTELRSETRGEKSLEEADSISSTAQESNGEEKPQRSHTRRGCKRRSQQSEEERPTLNGRGIRRCGQSSELEIPEQLHNAEKPYKCSKCEKSFSQSSDLIHHWRIHMGERPYECGECGKCFRISSHLIKHQRSHTGERPYECGVCEKSFSQRSSLISHWGIHAGERPYGCGGCGRSFSRSCQLIVHQRSHTGERRYECGDCGKSFGTSSHLTKHQRSHTEERPYECDQCRKRFSSSSNLLTHQRVHTDERPFRCPDCGVGFKHNCTLVTHRRIHTGERPYECGECGKSFSRRPSLIKHLRNHTRERPYEFPQCGKSFSDSSNLTQQQQSQH from the exons atggaggaggaggaggctgcgAGGAAGATGGCCCGGGAGCcccaggcag ACACTGAGCTGAGGTCGGAGACCAGGGGGGAGAAATCCTTGGAAGAGGCTGATTCTATCAGCTCCACGGCACAGGAATCCaatggggaggaaaagccccagAGATCACACACGAGGAGGGGCTGCAAACGCAGATCACAGCAATCCGAGGAGGAAAGACCCACCCTGAATGGGAGAGGGATCCGGAGATGTggccagagctcagagctggagatCCCTGAGCAGCTTCACAATGCTGAGAAACCCTACAAGTGCTCAAAATGTGAGAAGAGCTTCAGCCAGAGCTCCGACCTGATCCACCACTGGAGAATCCACATGGGGGAACggccctacgagtgtggggagtgtgggaagTGCTTCAGGATAAGCTCCCACCTGATCAAACACCAAAGGAGCCACaccggggagaggccctacgagtgtggggTGTGTGAGAAAAGCTTCAGCCAGAGATCCTCCCTGATCAGCCACTGGGGAATCCACGCTGGGGAACGGCCCTACGGGTGTGGGGGGTGTGGAAGGAGCTTCAGCCGGAGCTGCCAGCTGATTGTCCACCAGAGGAGCCACACGGGGGAACGGCGCTACGAGTGTGGGgactgtgggaagagcttcGGGACGAGCTCCCACCTGACCAAACACCAAAGGAGCCACACCGaggagaggccctacgagtgtgaTCAGTGCAGGAAGAGGTTTTCAAGCAGCTCCAATCTCCTCACACACCAGCGGGTTCACACGGATGAGAGGCCCTTCCGCTGCCCCGACTGCGGGGTGGGATTCAAGCACAACTGCACCCTCGTCACCCACCGCCGCATCCACaccggggagaggccctacgagtgtggggagtgtgggaagagcttcagccGGAGGCCCAGCCTGATCAAACACCTGAGGAACCACACCagggagaggccctacgagtttccacagtgtgggaagagcttctcAGACAGCTCTAACTTGACCCAACAGCAACAGAGCCAGCACTAA